One Capsicum annuum cultivar UCD-10X-F1 chromosome 2, UCD10Xv1.1, whole genome shotgun sequence genomic window carries:
- the LOC107861396 gene encoding triacylglycerol lipase OBL1: protein MESNSCNKSFCSNYMLLKPEECSALDLARILFSSKNMGQNKFLDCPHGQMTKVFFPHRWIIFISILVQKIFLAVAKPLAKLGNAIEYWLNLLNVNGGLLRLIFNFLRGKVVVVPDKKSAVFLSFVGNLDKRVELDIKSVEAGSRRYDEAITMMAAKAAYENKAFIQTTVKDHWKMDLVDSYDFWNDYQQKATTQAFVLKDKNVDPELIIVAFRGTESFSSDDWISDFDVSWYEITGMGKVHAGFMKALGLQKSRGWPKDIERTDYNQPSPAYYFLRKLLKQLLEKNEKARFVVTGHSLGGALAILFPAILAFHEESWLLKRLEGVYTFGQPRVGDEFFVEYMKGKLAKHEVPYYRVVYCNDMVPRLPYDNSTFMFKHFGTCIYYNSLYKEKILDEEPNKNGWSLLLFIPKMLNAAWELIRSFILPLPCFGGRKYKEGGLLFIVRVIGLLLPGAPAHCPQDYVNATRLGSSDHSYASTQNVTKYQKIGITPA from the exons ATGGAAAGCAATAGTTGCAACAAGTCATTCTGCAGCAACTACATGCTGCTAAAGCCAGAAGAATGTAGTGCATTAGATTTGGCAAGAATACTGTTTTCCAGTAAAAATATGGGACAAAATAAATTCCTAGACTGCCCTCATGGACAAATGACTAAGGTGTTCTTTCCACATAGATGGATTATTTTCATTTCCATTCTAGTCCAGAAGATTTTCCTTGCAGTTGCTAAACCTTTGGCAAAGTTGGGCAATGCGATTGAGTACTGGCTTAACCTTCTAAACGTTAACGGTGGATTACTCCGTCTTATTTTCAACTTCTTACGAG GTAAAGTTGTTGTAGTACCGGATAAGAAATCAGCGGTCTTTTTGTCATTTGTTGGTAATTTGGATAAAAGAGTTGAGCTGGATATTAAGAGTGTTGAAGCTGGAAGTAGAAGATACGATGAGGCAATAACCATGATGGCTGCTAAAGCAGCTTATGAGAACAAAGCATTTATTCAAACTACTGTCAAGGATCACTGGAAG ATGGATCTCGTGGACTCCTATGATTTCTGGAATG ATTATCAACAAAAAGCTACAACACAAGCATTCGTTCTTAAAGATAAAAATGTGGACCCCGAGCTGATTATTGTAGCATTTAGAGGGACAGAATCCTTCAGTTCTGACGATTGGATATCGGATTTTGATGTCTCTTGGTACGAGATTACTGGCATGGGCAAAGTCCATGCTGGATTTATGAAAGCTCTGGGGTTACAAAAGAGCCGCGGATGGCCTAAAGATATTGAACGAACTGATTATAATCAGCCATCTCCAGCCTACTATTTCCTAAGAAAATTACTCAAACaacttttggagaaaaatgaaaaggcaAGGTTTGTGGTTACTGGTCACAGCTTAGGTGGAGCACTTGCAATTTTATTTCCAGCAATATTGGCATTCCATGAGGAATCTTGGTTGCTGAAAAGACTAGAGGGCGTTTATACATTTGGTCAACCAAGAGTTGGAGATGAATTTTTCGTTGAATATATGAAGGGAAAATTAGCAAAACATGAGGTTCCATACTATAGGGTTGTCTACTGCAATGACATGGTACCAAGATTGCCATATGATAATTCTACTTTCATGTTCAAGCACTTCGGAACTTGCATCTATTACAATAGCCTTTACAAAGAAAAA ATTTTAGATGAAGAACCAAACAAGAATGGCTGGTCTCTGTTATTATTTATACCAAAGATGTTAAATGCTGCTTGGGAGCTCATCAGAAGCTTTATTCTACCTCTTCCATGTTTTGGAGGAAGAAAGTATAAGGAAGGTGGGCTTCTTTTTATTGTGAGAGTGATAGGCCTGCTACTTCCAGGTGCACCTGCTCATTGTCCTCAGGATTATGTCAATGCTACCAGGCTTGGATCATCTGATCATTCTTATGCCAGTACTCAAAATGTCACAAAGTATCAAAAGATTGGCATAACCCCAGCATAA